One genomic region from Candidatus Coatesbacteria bacterium encodes:
- a CDS encoding gamma carbonic anhydrase family protein, giving the protein MPFYQHNGNSPLDQGCLYVAPSADIIGDVELGPEVSVWHGCVLRADLAPIVIGANSNVQDLTVVHVDKDAATIIGRDVTIGHRAVLHACRVGDGSLIGMGAIILDHAEIGAGCLIAAGSLIPPRKKIPAGSMVMGVPGKVVRKLSPEEIEGQRQHAQGYIELARSYLTP; this is encoded by the coding sequence ATGCCCTTCTATCAGCATAACGGCAACAGTCCCCTCGACCAGGGCTGCCTCTACGTGGCCCCGTCGGCCGACATCATCGGCGACGTCGAGCTGGGTCCCGAGGTCAGCGTCTGGCACGGCTGCGTTCTGCGCGCCGACCTGGCGCCCATCGTCATCGGAGCCAACTCCAACGTCCAGGACCTGACCGTCGTCCACGTCGACAAGGACGCTGCGACGATCATCGGCCGCGACGTGACCATCGGTCACCGCGCCGTACTGCACGCCTGCCGCGTCGGCGACGGCAGCCTGATCGGCATGGGAGCGATCATCCTCGACCACGCCGAGATCGGCGCGGGCTGCCTGATCGCCGCCGGGAGTCTGATCCCGCCGCGCAAGAAGATCCCCGCCGGCTCGATGGTGATGGGCGTCCCCGGCAAGGTCGTGCGCAAGCTGTCCCCGGAAGAGATCGAGGGGCAGCGTCAACACGCCCAGGGCTACATCGAGTTGGCCCGCAGCTACCTGACCCCCTAA